Proteins from a single region of Hordeum vulgare subsp. vulgare chromosome 6H, MorexV3_pseudomolecules_assembly, whole genome shotgun sequence:
- the LOC123403213 gene encoding uncharacterized protein LOC123403213 gives MRTEVIKADTIDEAVNRLLVELRKDTTSSRENSIYFDGWDGLGASAVLQAIAKHLGVSNETSARPAGLQFEKIIHIDCSKWESRRAMQREIAEQLNLPNWVMDMFDKQDEDDDFNGLDQGSRTEIAQVVREIYQNTQNQRFLVILHNGGNEEIDIFNFGLSLYGYANSKMLWTFRGRFRLDPKITDNVKSTTTHVLLSASRSGRDPQELWSYLVRHEAAQLFCYKHNHIFIDSAVAAECVLYMLKQYCIGSHIIDYDWAIHTSNYWVCDGIIPFADIDKAWKVGDVVQHEVRLLNIDNGLCSDESTIVLSSHLTKLAERMPYCISTATCGFVQSRFSVILGNMSQHSHGLRVLKLSWCTFSFSSPPFLCCHSLRFLWLEHCQDDLTMIAANHHHTDADKKKDDLDNNNTARSCSCFQNLWVLDVRYTDCDQILSARVMDLMTQLRELNVMGAENWDMSHLQGRLRNIRKLRVTNSTCFFNNNVFSEMESMELLDFSGNHITQGMTSLSGPASLKTATIDGCDGLKNISFRGCKELANVILKGLSRGLEELDLSGTRVKILNLGGAKYVPKRIILLDSEKLRAILWPRSATESGPENCPKVVHIDTASPSTSAYGGEAPLAHPHADLSLHQQKEEIFKGGWQISFTDTRFLRLVSPVKESFLWVSSLHIDICTAATVGGSDIQETSDKLVQVQQHASTLMDSNYRDALKDGPVAAMMMWDCPKIYTRSVEYTCIIKMIMHGHGNKTLDDDQAASTTAILFPDFIGWRATSMHVYDNAYITNILEPSQGWRSLTWCRVERCPKLHTVFTVPQGSVYNNLAYIETFWASQLLSVRYIWDTTVEGLFFELKFLHLDHCPRLIHVLPLHQNYWWHPTRLETLEMVYCGDLREVFPLSPELQEQDKIIEFPELRRIHLHELPMMPRICGRRISAPKLKTIKVKGCWSLKRLPAVGRDTKPPKVDCEKEWWDKLEWDGLEKYHHPSLYEPSHSLYYKAQLPRGTVLR, from the exons ATGCGTACAGAG GTTATCAAGGCAGACACCATTGATGAGGCCGTCAATAGGCTTCTCGTTGAACTTAGGAAAGACACTACAAGCAGCAGAGAGAATTCCATCTACTTTGATGGATGGGATGGTCTTGGGGCATCTGCTGTCCTGCAAGCCATAGCCAAACACCTTGGAGTATCAAATGAGACGTCAGCGAGGCCTGCAGGGCTGCAGTTTGAGAAAATCATCCACATTGACTGCTCAAAGTGGGAGAGCAGAAGAGCAATGCAGAGGGAAATAGCAGAGCAGCTGAACCTCCCCAATTGGGTGATGGATATGTTTGACAAACAAGACGAGGATGATGATTTCAATGGGTTGGACCAGGGCTCCCGAACTGAGATAGCACAAGTTGTCAGAGAGATCTATCAAAACACACAGAATCAAAGATTCTTAGTGATTCTGCATAATGGAGGCAATGAGGAGATCGATATATTCAATTTTGGCCTTTCTCTATATGGATATGCTAATAGCAAGATGCTGTGGACTTTCCGAGGGAGGTTTCGGCTTGACCCCAAGATAACAGACAATGTGAAGAGCACAACAACACATGTTCTTCTTTCAGCTTCAAGATCTGGGCGAGATCCACAAGAGCTTTGGTCTTATCTAGTTCGCCATGAGGCTGCACAACTTTTTTGCTATAAGCATAACCATATCTTCATTGATTCAGCGGTTGCTGCTGAGTGTGTCTTGTACATGCTGAAACAGTATTGCATCGGCTCTCACATCATTGACTACGACTGGGCTATACACACCAGTAACTATTGGGTATGCGATGGGATCATCCCATTTGCAGACATTGACAAAGCATGGAAAGTTGGTGATGTTGTACAACACGAGGTGCGGTTGTTGAACATTGACAATGGACTTTGTAGTGATGAATCAACAATAGTGCTATCCTCTCACCTGACAAAGTTAGCCGAGCGCATGCCATACTGCATTTCAACAGCAACTTGTGGATTTGTACAGAGCCGCTTCAGTGTTATTCTTGGAAACATGTCTCAACACTCGCACGGTCTCCGCGTGCTCAAGCTCTCATGGTGCACCTTCAGTTTCTCATCACCTCCATTCCTCTGTTGCCATAGCTTGAGGTTCCTATGGCTTGAGCACTGCCAAGATGATTTAACAATGATTGCGGCAAATCATCACCATACAGATGCGGACAAAAAGAAGGATGACttggacaacaacaacaccgctaGATCGTGCTCATGCTTTCAAAACTTGTGGGTGCTTGACGTGCGGTACACAGATTGTGATCAGATCTTGTCAGCAAGGGTGATGGATCTCATGACCCAGCTCAGGGAGCTAAACGTGATGGGTGCTGAAAACTGGGACATGAGCCATTTGCAAGGACGGCTGCGTAACATTCGCAAGCTCCGGGTAACAAACTCCACCTGCTTCTTCAACAACAACGTGTTCTCGGAGATGGAAAGCATGGAGCTTCTTGATTTTTCGGGAAATCACATCACACAAGGCATGACCAGCTTATCTGGGCCAGCAAGCCTCAAGACCGCCACTATTGATGGATGTGATGGGTTAAAAAATATATCTTTTAGGGGCTGCAAAGAATTGGCAAATGTGATCTTGAAAGGATTATCGAGGGGTCTCGAGGAGCTGGATCTTTCAGGCACAAGGGTGAAAATCCTCAACCTCGGAGGAGCGAAATACGTCCCCAAGCGAATCATCTTGCTAGACTCTGAGAAGCTCCGTGCAATATTGTGGCCACGGAGTGCGACAGAAAGTGGGCCAGAAAACTGTCCGAAAGTGGTGCACATTGACACGGCCTCGCCATCAACATCAGCTTATGGAGGGGAGGCACCACTTGCACATCCACATGCTGACCTATCCCTCCACcagcaaaaagaagaaatatttaAGGGTGGATGGCAGATTTCTTTCACGGACACAAGGTTCCTTAGGTTGGTTTCTCCTGTAAAAGAAAGTTTTTTATGGGTGTCATCCTTACATATTGATATATGTACTGCAGCTACCGTTGGTGGTAGCGACATCCAAGAAACAAGTGACAAACTAGTGCAAGTCCAACAGCATGCAAGTACCTTGATGGACTCCAATTACAGAGATGCGTTGAAGGATGGCCCAGTTGCAGCGATGATGATGTGGGACTGCCCCAAGATTTACACTCGATCAGTTGAATACACGTGTATCATAAAGATGATCATGCACGGGCATGGCAACAAAACTTTGGATGATGATCAAGCTGCTAGTACTACCGCGATATTATTTCCTGATTTTATAGGTTGGCGAGCTACATCGATGCACGTGTATGACAATGCGTACATCACCAATATCCTTGAGCCTTCCCAAGGATGGAGGAGTTTAACATGGTGCCGGGTGGAGAGGTGCCCCAAGTTACACACGGTATTTACTGTTCCCCAGGGCAGTGTATACAACAACCTTGCTTACATTGAGACATTCTGGGCATCCCAGCTTCTCTCTGTACGCTACATCTGGGACACGACAGTTGAAGGTTTATTTTTCGAGCTGAAATTTTTGCACCTGGACCACTGCCCTAGGCTCATACATGTGCTCCCCTTGCACCAAAACTATTGGTGGCATCCGACGCGTTTGGAAACCCTTGAGATGGTGTACTGTGGTGATCTCAGGGAGGTGTTCCCTTTGAGCCCTGAGCTTCAGGAACAGGATAAGATCATAGAATTTCCCGAGCTGAGGCGCATCCACCTGCATGAGCTCCCCATGATGCCGCGCATCTGCGGGCGCAGGATCTCCGCGCCAAAACTCAAGACCATCAAGGTCAAGGGTTGCTGGAGCCTCAAGCGTCTGCCGGCCGTCGGACGCGACACCAAGCCACCCAAGGTGGATTGTGAGAAAGAATGGTGGGACAAGCTGGAGTGGGACGGGCTGGAGAAATACCACCACCCGTCCCTCTACGAGCCCAGCCACTCGCTGTACTACAAGGCCCAGCTGCCCAGGGGCACGGTTCTCAGGTGA